In Corylus avellana chromosome ca2, CavTom2PMs-1.0, the following proteins share a genomic window:
- the LOC132169676 gene encoding ankyrin repeat-containing protein ITN1-like, with product MSGNVEFLAVLLRKYPDLLWEVDEKGRSVFHVAVVHRQEHIFNLIYNIGTMKDYIVGNDDKDGNNMFHLAGMLPHVERLGAPRANLQMQRELLWFKEVEKIVRPSQRYMKNSEGKTPREIFIETHERLLKGGKEDMKETSNSCMLVATLISTVVFAAALTVPGASSNITNTPFFSKDQWFMIFILSNAVSLFTSAASIVLLLSLLTSSYSESEFVTSLHARLMFGLPTLFFAITTMVLAFIAAIFLIFDYKFVWVPYLLASLASAPVILFIVLHFNLWADLIRSYYWSKFLFQRSKYKIF from the exons ATGTCGGGAAATGTAGAGTTTTTAGCTGTACTTCTTCGCAAGTATCCTGATCTATTATGGGAAGTTGATGAAAAAGGTAGAAGTGTATTTCATGTCGCAGTTGTGCATCGGCAAGaacatatatttaatttgatatataacATAGGAACCATGAAAGATTACATAGTAGGAAATGATGACAAGGATGGTAACAACATGTTCCACTTAGCTGGAATGTTGCCACATGTCGAAAGACTTGGAGCACCACGTGCAAATCTTCAGATGCAACGAGAGCTATTGTGGTTTAAG GAAGTGGAAAAGATTGTTCGACCTTCGCAGAGGTATATGAAAAATTCAGAAGGGAAGACACCAAGAGAAATATTCATTGAGACACATGAACGTTTACTTAAAGGTGGGAAAGAAGACATGAAGGAGACATCCAATTCATGCATGCTTGTAGCAACTCTCATTTCTACCGTGGTGTTTGCTGCAGCCCTCACTGTACCTGGTGCCAGCAGTAATATAACAAACACTCCATTTTTCAGTAAAGACCAGTGGTTTATGATTTTTATCCTCTCAAATGCAGTCTCACTCTTCACTTCGGCAGCTTCAATAGTCTTGCTGCTCTCCCTTCTTACTTCAAGCTACTCAGAAAGTGAGTTTGTCACGTCATTGCATGCAAGGTTGATGTTCGGGCTCCCAACACTCTTCTTTGCCATAACAACCATGGTCTTGGCCTTTATTGCTGCCATCTTTCTAATCTTTGACTACAAATTTGTTTGGGTTCCATATCTTCTTGCCTCACTAGCCAGTGCCCCtgtgattttgtttattgtGTTACATTTTAATCTTTGGGCTGACCTGATCCGCTCCTACTACTGGTCAAAGTTTTTATTCCAGCGGAGCAAGTACAAAATTTTCTAG
- the LOC132171810 gene encoding receptor kinase-like protein Xa21, with translation MEISASLIYFMLYLLVMLHCYLAAAVRTNITTDQSALLVLKAHITDDPKKILATNWSSAAGSACNWVGITCDTNHHRVTALNLSYMGLNGTIPPHLGNLSFLTHLSFRANRFHGSLPAELASLRGLQVISFGENNLDGEIPSWLGLLPKLEELYLCCNSFRGTIPPSLFNTSSELRIINLGHNMLTGWIPPSLSNCTSLKEINLFENNLTGEVPSDIGNLPNLVKLDINNNSLTGVIPYSIFNHSTIRVISLYLNFLSGHLPSGIGNWVPNLEVLYLWGNEIDGIIPSSISNASKLIKLELEENYFSGSIPHTLANLRHLEVLNLAGNLLTRESATLELSFLSSLTNCRKLTRLMLADNQQLNGTLPISIGNFSGSLQYFSAFGCNIKGTIPKQIGNLSNLLVLALQNNELGGAIPSTVRGMRNLQGLCLQGNRLQGSIPDVICDLSNLGELFLSGNELYGSLPTCWKSLTSLRKLFLDANHLTSKIPPSLWSLGDLMQVNLSLNSLSGPLPSDIGNLKVVTLLDLSWNQLSGQIPAAIGGLQNLERLSLAHNKFQGHIPQSFGQSISMQVLDLSHNNLSGVIPESLEKLHCLKHLDVSFNRLGGEIPSGMDIAIFSAQSFMGNEGLCGPPQFKVPPCQVVGQSKAHTSVKLAYILPAVIAAILVLILILFLIITLKRNAKSASQEAPTLATWRRISYLELERATDRFSESNLVGKGSFGSVYRGTLSDGMSVAVKVFNLDIQGSFKSFDAECKVLRRIRHRNLVKIISCCSNNDFKALVLEYMPNGSLNKWLYSHTYSLDILHRMNIMIDVASSLEYLHHGSHVPVVHCDLKPSNILLNDDMIAHVGDFGISKLLGDGDSMTQTMTLATIGYIAPEYGSQGIISTSGDVYSYGILLMETFTGKKPTDEMFSGEMSLKRWVKESLPHAVIKVVDGNLLQKNDRRFDAKQDCIFSIMRLAMDCSAEAPEQRMQMRDVVKTLKNIKMKFVDGD, from the exons ATGGAGATTTCTGCCTCCCTCATCTATTTTATGTTGTACTTGTTGGTGATGCTCCACTGTTATCTGGCTGCAGCAGTGAGAACCAACATCACCACAGACCAATCCGCTCTTCTTGTCCTCAAAGCCCACATCACCGATGACCCGAAGAAAATCCTGGCAACCAACTGGTCGTCTGCAGCCGGCTCCGCCTGCAACTGGGTTGGGATCACCTGCGACACAAACCACCACAGAGTAACAGCCTTGAATCTCTCTTACATGGGTCTTAACGGAACCATTCCTCCACACCTGGGAAACCTCTCATTCCTGACACATTTATCCTTCAGAGCCAACCGTTTCCATGGCTCCCTGCCCGCCGAGTTGGCTTCTTTACGTGGGTTGCAAGTCATCAGCTTTGGAGAGAACAATCTCGATGGAGAGATACCATCATGGCTTGGGTTGTTGCCTAAGCTTGAAGAGTTGTATCTTTGTTGCAACAGTTTCAGGGGAACCATTCCGCCATCTCTGTTCAACACTTCGTCGGAACTGCGAATAATCAATCTCGGTCACAACATGCTTACAG GATGGATACCACCAAGTTTAAGCAACTGCACTTCACTGAAggaaattaatttgtttgaaaacaACTTGACAG GTGAAGTACCCTCTGATATTGGGAATCTCCCAAATTTGGTGAAATTGGATATCAACAACAACAGCTTAACTGGTGTCATCCCATACTCAATCTTCAATCACTCAACCATTAGAGTCATTTCTCTATATTTGAACTTTCTCTCAGGCCATCTTCCATCAGGCATAGGCAACTGGGTTCCAAATCTTGAGGTGCTTTACCTATGGGGCAATGAAATAGATGGAATAATCCCAAGCTCTATCTCAAATGCTTCCAAGCTCATTAAACTGGAGCTGGAGGAAAACTATTTCTCTGGCTCTATTCCTCATACCCTTGCCAATTTAAGGCATCTGGAGGTTCTCAACTTGGCCGGCAATTTGTTGACCAGAGAATCTGCAACTCTAGAATTGAGTTTTCTTTCATCTTTGACAAATTGCAGAAAGTTGACAAGGCTGATGCTTGCAGATAATCAACAACTGAATGGTACCCTTCCAATTTCCATAGGAAATTTCTCTGGATCCCTTCAGTACTTTTCAGCATTTGGCTGCAACATCAAGGGCACCATCCCAAAACAGATTGGTAATTTAAGCAACTTGCTAGTTCTGGCTCTACAAAACAATGAATTGGGTGGAGCTATTCCAAGTACAGTAAGGGGAATGAGAAACCTCCAAGGTTTGTGTCTTCAGGGCAATAGGCTGCAAGGATCCATCCCAGATGTTATCTGTGATCTAAGTAATTTGGGTGAATTGTTTTTAAGTGGCAATGAGCTCTATGGATCATTACCAACATGCTGGAAAAGTCTTACTTCACTTCGAAAACTTTTCTTAGATGCCAACCATTTGACTTCCAAGATACCCCCATCCTTGTGGAGCCTTGGAGATCTTATGCAAGTAAACTTGTCTTTGAATTCTCTAAGTGGCCCTCTGCCTTCAGATATTGGAAATTTGAAGGTTGTAACACTTTTAGACTTGTCATGGAATCAATTATCAGGACAAATCCCTGCTGCCATTGGAGGCCTGCAAAATTTGGAAAGGCTCTCCTTAGCACATAACAAATTTCAAGGTCATATTCCTCAGTCATTTGGTCAGTCAATAAGCATGCAAGTGTTGGATCTATCCCATAACAATTTGTCAGGGGTGATTCCAGAGTCCCTAGAAAAACTCCATTGTCTCAAACACTTGGATGTGTCTTTCAACAGATTAGGTGGTGAAATTCCATCTGGAATGGATATTGCTATCTTCTCAGCTCAATCATTCATGGGGAATGAAGGGTTATGTGGTCCACCCCAATTTAAAGTTCCACCCTGCCAAGTTGTTGGACAGTCAAAGGCACACACTTCAGTTAAGCTTGCATATATTCTACCTGCTGTGATAGCAGCAATACTTGTGCTAATTCTCATACTTTTTCTGATAATAACCCTAAAAAGGAATGCAAAATCAGCAAGTCAAGAAGCTCCAACTCTAGCAACatggagaagaatttcataCCTAGAGCTTGAAAGGGCAACAGATAGATTTAGTGAAAGTAATTTGGTTGGGAAAGGGAGCTTTGGGTCTGTGTACAGAGGAACACTTTCAGATGGGATGAGTGTTGCAGTAAAGGTCTTTAATCTAGATATTCAAGGATCATTCAAGAGTTTTGATGCAGAATGCAAAGTATTACGCAGAATCCGTCACCGgaatcttgtcaaaatcatcAGTTGTTGCAGCAACAACGATTTTAAAGCCTTAGTGTTAGAGTATATGCCGAATGGGAGTCTCAACAAGTGGCTGTATTCTCATACCTACTCCTTGGATATCCTACATAGAATGAACATAATGATAGATGTTGCATCATCATTGGAGTATCTCCATCATGGTTCTCATGTACCTGTTgttcattgtgatttgaaacCCAGCAACATTCTCctcaatgatgatatgattgcGCATGTTGGTGACTTTGGGATTTCCAAACTCTTGGGTGATGGAGATTCTATGACCCAAACCATGACACTTGCCACTATTGGTTATATCGCACCAG AGTATGGATCACAAGGGATCATTTCCACAAGCGGCGATGTTTACAGTTACGGTATTTTGTTGATGGAAACTTTCACAGGAAAGAAGCCCACCGATGAAATGTTTAGCGGAGAAATGAGCCTAAAACGCTGGGTAAAAGAGTCGTTGCCACATGCAGTAATTAAAGTTGTAGATGGTAACTTACTACAGAAAAACGATCGGCGTTTTGATGCTAAGCAGGATTGCATATTTTCCATTATGAGACTGGCCATGGATTGCTCAGCAGAGGCACCGGAACAGAGGATGCAAATGAGAGATGTCGtaaaaacactcaaaaacatcaaaatgaagtTTGTTGATGGGGATTGA
- the LOC132172301 gene encoding UPF0481 protein At3g47200-like translates to MGNNRLARLLFQQITRKQWHPPADTRTGAFHGRPYSSNSLKEALKPEIPEEISSSAVCIYKVPDIMRRVQRKAYQPNVISIGPYHHGVERLEAMEKLKLKFVRRLFEQNGLELDLVKNALGKLEEEARICYSEEKEIRLEKDGFVEMMLVDGCFVVELLREVWRRESEHQIPFIQRWMLPIFRRDLIMLENQLPFFVLSELFEITSKNTTPPPPCLQKLALHFFNPLLQRDFDTTPPKIVATGEGTGARHFLDLFRSTILPVTPARRKQPNMIRSTTELKEAGVKIQRAKHSQLLDVTYEEGVLKIPPLYIDDYKGTLFRNMMAFEKCHRHCHPDVTTYMFFFDGLINSAKDVGLLHYKEVLQHSLGSNREVAKLVSTICREIDRVADESYLYMVADDANSYFASIYAKIRAGLVRHYFSSWLVGFSTMGAIFALYLTLVQTASGIASAMEPLGKGDFGSYIKDSVLLPFSGKPCSRGGSTAGEDEAL, encoded by the coding sequence ATGGGGAACAATAGACTTGCCAGGTTGCTCTTCCAGCAAATAACCAGAAAACAATGGCATCCTCCTGCAGATACAAGAACAGGTGCTTTTCATGGAAGGCCCTATTCAAGTAATTCACTCAAAGAGGCTTTGAAACCTGAGATTCCAGAAGAGATTTCCAGCTCTGCAGTCTGCATTTACAAGGTCCCAGATATCATGCGCCGGGTGCAGAGAAAGGCATATCAACCCAATGTCATCTCAATCGGTCCGTACCACCATGGCGTAGAGCGCCTCGAAGCCAtggaaaagctcaaactgaaaTTCGTTCGCCGCCTTTTTGAGCAGAATGGACTCGAATTAGATCTTGTGAAGAATGCGTTGGGAAAGCTGGAGGAAGAAGCTCGGATTTGCTACTCGGAGGAAAAGGAAATCCGACTTGAAAAAGACGGATTTGTGGAGATGATGCTCGTCGATGGCTGCTTTGTTGTTGAGCTTCTTAGAGAGGTGTGGCGGCGTGAATCCGAACACCAAATACCTTTCATCCAAAGGTGGATGCTACCCATTTTCCGTCGCGATCTGATAATGCTTGAAAACCAACTCCCATTCTTTGTTCTGTCGGAATTGTTTGAAATCACAAGTAAAAATACTACACCGCCGCCGCCATGTTTGCAAAAGCTTGCCCTTCACTTCTTTAATCCTCTGCTGCAAAGGGATTTTGACACAACACCGCCGAAGATCGTAGCAACCGGTGAAGGAACTGGAGCAAGGCACTTTCTCGACCTTTTCCGGTCGACCATTCTTCCGGTGACGCCGGCCAGACGGAAACAGCCCAACATGATCCGTTCAACAACGGAGCTGAAAGAAGCCGGTGTCAAAATACAGAGAGCAAAACATTCGCAGTTGCTCGATGTAACGTACGAGGAAGGGGTGCTGAAGATCCCTCCTCTGTACATCGACGATTACAAGGGTACTCTGTTTCGAAACATGATGGCATTCGAAAAATGCCACCGCCATTGCCACCCAGATGTCACAACCTACATGTTCTTCTTTGATGGACTCATCAACTCAGCAAAGGACGTGGGCCTTCTCCATTACAAAGAAGTTCTTCAACATTCTTTGGGAAGTAACAGAGAGGTTGCTAAACTTGTGAGCACCATTTGCAGGGAAATTGATCGGGTTGCAGACGAGTCGTACTTGTACATGGTGGCGGATGACGCCAATTCTTACTTTGCTTCCATTTATGCCAAAATTCGAGCAGGATTGGTGCGCCACTATTTCAGCAGCTGGCTGGTGGGATTCTCAACGATGGGTGCAATATTTGCTCTGTACCTGACCCTTGTTCAGACTGCATCTGGGATTGCTAGTGCCATGGAACCCCTGGGAAAAGGTGACTTCGGATCATATATAAAAGATTCAGTATTGCTCCCTTTCTCTGGTAAGCCCTGCTCCAGAGGCGGTTCAACAGCCGGAGAAGATGAAGCCCTGTAG